The nucleotide window GCGGTCAGACGCCCACTTCGTCACCCACGCCTCGCGTAGTCGGAATCACACACTCCGCAGGGTCTCCCGCGGTCGCCTCCAGTGCCCTCGCCCGCCGTTTCGCCAGCGGTGCGGCGAGTGCCGTGAGCAGCAGGAACGCCCCGATGGTCAGCAGCACGATGGTCGCACCGGGCGGCACCTCCCGGTAGTACGACGTGATCGTGCCGCTGATGGTCACGACCACCCCGATGGCCACCGCGATCGCGAACGTCGCCGCGAAGCTCCGGCTGAGCTGCTGCGCCGCCGCGACGGGCACGACCATGAGAGCGCTCACCAGCAGCAGGCCCACGACCCGCATCGCGACCGTCACCGTCACGGCCGCCGTGACCGCCGTCAGCAGGTTCAGGGCACGCACCGGCAGGCCCGTGACCCGGGCGAACTCCTCGTCCTGGCTCACCGCGAACAGCTGTCGGCGCAGGGCCAGCGTCATCACGATCACGAACGCGGCGAGGATGCAGATCGCCTGGATGTCCTCCTCGGACACCGTCGACAGCGACCCGAAGAGGTACGACATCAGGTTCGCGTTGGTGCCGCCGGGCGCGATGTTGATGAGCATCACCCCGCCCGCCATACCGCCGTAGAAGAGCATGGCGAGCGCGATGTCGCCGCGGGTCCTGCCGTACCAGCGGATCAGTTCCATGAGGACCGCGCCGAGTACGGAGACCAGGGTCGCCATCCACACCGGGGACCAGGAGAGCAGGAAGCCGAGGCCGACGCCGGTCATCGCGACATGGCCGATGCCGTCGCCCATCAGTGCCTGGCGGCGCTGGACCAGGTAGATGCCGATCGCGGGCGCGGTGATGCCGACGAGGACGGCGGCGAGCAGGGCCCGCTGCATGAAGGCGTAGTCGAGGAATTCCATCAGGGGCGCCTTCTCAGCTCAGCAGGCCCGTGCGGAGCGGCTCGGCGCCGGGGGCCGCGTGCGGGTGGACGTGGTCGTGGCCGGGCAGCGCGTGCTGGCCGACGGCCTTCGGGGGCGGGCCGTCGTGCAGGACACAGCCGTCGCGCAGCACGACCGCCCGGTCGATCAGGGGCTCCAGGGGGCCCAGTTCGTGCAGGACCAGCAGGACCGTCGTACCCCGCTCGACCTGGCCCCTGAGCGTGCGCGCCAGCACCTCCTGGCTGGCCAGGTCGACGCCCGCCATCGGCTCGTCCATGATCAGCAGCTCGGGTTCGGAGGCCAGCGCCCGGGCGATCAGCACCCGCTGGTGCTGGCCGCCGGAGAGGGCGTCGACCGGGTCCTTGGCGCGGTCCGCCATGCCGACCTGCTCCAGGGCGTGGCGTACGGCCGCGTGGTCGGCCTTGCGCAGGATGCCGAAGCGGGCGCGGGAGAGCCGGCCGGACGACACGACCTCGGTCACCGTCGCGGGCACGCCTCCGGAGGCCGTCGTGCGCTGCGGTACGTAGCCCACGCGCCGCCAGTCGCGGAAGGCGCGCCGAGCCGTGCCGAACAGCTCGATCTCGCCGTCGCTGACCGGCACTTGGCCGATCACCGTGCGGATGGCCGTGGACTTGCCGGAGCCGTTGGCGCCGAGCAGCGCGACGACCTCACCGCGGTTCACGGTGAGGTCGATGCCGCGCAGGACCGTGCGCGAGCCCAGTTCGGCGCGGACGCCGCGCAGGGAGATGACGGGCTCGCTCATGCCTGCTTCCTCCGGTTGATCACTTGGGTCACTTCGGTCACTTGGCTCCCAGGGCCGTCTGGAGCGCCTTCAGGTTGGCCTGCTGGACCTGGAAGTAGTCGTCGCCCCGGGACTTGTCCGTGATGCCCTCGATCGGGTCGAGGACGTCCGTCTTGAGCCCGGAGTCGGCGGCGATGGTCTTGGCGGTCTTGTCGCTGACGAGCGTCTCGTAGAACACGGTGGTGACGCCGTCGGCCTTCGCCATCTTCTCAAGTTCCCGCACCCGGGCCGCACTCGGCTCCGACTCGGGGTCGAGGCCGCTGATGGCCTCCTCGGTCAGGCCGTAGCGCTCGGCGAGATAGCCGAAGGCCGCGTGGGTGGTGATGAACACCTTGGTCTTGGTGTTCTTCAGGCCGCTTGTGAACTGGTCGTCGAGCGCGCCCAGCTTCAGGACCAGGGATTCCGTGTTGGCCTTGTAGGTGGAGGCGTGCTCGGGGTCGGCCTTCTCGAAGGCGGCGCCGACGCCCTTGGCGACCTCGGCGTACTTCACCGGGTCGAGCCAGATGTGGGGGTCGCGGCCGGACGTCTCGTGGTCCTCGTGGTCGTCGTGCTCGGCCGCGTGGCCGCCGACCTCGTTCCCGTGCTCCTCCATCTTGGTCAGCGTGGCCGCGTCGATCTTCGTCTTGAGCCCGGACTGGGCGACGGCGTCGTCGACGGAGGGCTGCAGCCCCTTGAGGTAGAGCACCGCGTCGGACTCCTGGAGCTGCGCGGTCTGCTTGGCGCTGATCTCCAGGTCGTGCGGCTCCTGGCCGGGCTGGGTCAGGCTCGTGACGTTGACGTACTTGCCGCCGATCTGCTCCGCGAGGTAGGCCATCGGGTAGAACGACGCGACGACGTCGAACTTGTCCGTGTTGCCGGCGGCGGCCGTGCCCGAGCAGGCGGAGAGGGCACCGAGGGCGAGGGCGGTGGCTGCGGCGGTCGCCGCCGTGGGTATGAGGCGTCGTCGTACTACGTTCATGACAGTCATTTTCAACTTATCTGGAAACGATTGTCAACAAGCCGGTTGGTAAGCCCTGGGTAAGGCCTTTGTCCGGTCTGGCCCCCAACCGATTTGATCGGAGGGGAGCCCGCGCCGGTAACCTGAAGCATTCGCTCTGAAGCGCGTCGCTTCCCTCCAGGAGCGCATCCGCTTCGTCGCCCGTCGTCGTAATGAAGAGAGCACCGTGGCCGCCGACAAGATCGACACCATCGTCAGCCTGAGCAAGCGCCGTGGCTTCGTATTCCCGTGCAGCGAGATCTACGGTGGCCAGCGCGCCGCCTGGGACTACGGACCGCTGGGTGTCGAGCTCAAGGAGAACATCAAGCGCCAGTGGTGGCGCTACATGGTGACGTCGCGCGAGGACGTCGTCGGTATCGACTCGTCCGTCATCCTGGCCTCCGAGGTCTGGGTGGCCTCCGGTCACGTCGCCACCTTCTCCGACCCGCTCACCGAGTGCACCGCCTGCCACAAGCGGTACCGGGCGGACCACCTGGAGGAGGGGTACGAGGAGAAGAAGGGGTACGCCCCCGCCAACGGCCTGGCCGACATCAACTGCCCGAACTGTGGCAACAAGGGCCAGTTCACCGAGCCCAAGCAGTTCTCGGGTCTGCTCGCCACCCACCTCGGCCCCACCCAGGACAGCGGCTCGATCGCGTACCTCCGCCCCGAGACCGCCCAGGGCATCTTCACCAACTTCGCCCAGGTGCAGACCACTTCGCGCCGCAAGCCGCCGTTCGGCATCGCGCAGATGGGCAAGTCCTTCCGCAACGAGATCACGCCCGGCAACTTCATCTTCCGCACCCGCGAGTTCGAGCAGATGGAGATGGAGTTCTTCGTCAAGCCGGGCGAGGACGAGAAGTGGCAGGAGTACTGGATGCAGGAGCGGTGGAACTGGTACACCGGCCTGGGCCTGCGCGAAGAGAACATGCGCTGGTACGAGCACGCGCAGGAGAAGCTCTCCCACTACTCCAAGCGCACCGCCGACATCGAGTACCGCTTCCAGTTCGGCGGCAACGAGTGGGGTGAGCTGGAGGGCGTCGCCAACCGCACCGACTACGACCTCGGCGCCCACTCCAAGGCCTCCGGCCAGGACCTCTCCTACTTCGACCAGGAGGCCGGCGAGCGCTACACCCCGTACGTCATCGAGCCCGCCGCCGGTGTCGGCCGTACGATGCTGGCGTTCCTGCTGGACGCGTACACCGAGGACGAGGCGCCCAACGCCAAGGGCAAGCTGGAGAAGCGGACGGTGCTGCGCCTCGACCACCGGCTCGCCCCGGTGAAGGTCGCGGTCCTTCCCCTGTCCCGCAACCCCGAGCTGTCCCCGAAGGCCAAGGGGCTCGCCCAGGCGCTGCGGCAGAACTGGAACATCGAGTTCGACGACGCCGGTGCGATCGGGCGGCGCTACCGTCGCCAGGACGAGATCGGCACGCCGTACTGCGTGACCGTGGACTTCGACACGCTGGACGACAACGCGGTGACCGTGCGTGAGCGGGACTCGATGAAGCAGGAGCGGGTGTCGCTGGACCAGATCGAGGGGTACCTGGCCGCGCGGCTCGTGGGCTGCTAGTCGGTTGGTTCGCTGGTCAGGCGTTGCCTGGCCCGGGCGATCGGCCGGCTGCGGGTTTGTTTGTTCGTGGCTGGCCGCGCGGTTCCCCGCGCCCCTCACGGGGTGCGGGGAACCGTTTGTTTACAGGTCCAGGTCGGCGTACAGGGCCGCGTGGTCCGAGGCCTGGGTCAGGTGCGAGGTCACGGTGTCGAAGTGGGGGAAGGTGTTCGGGGCCCAGATGCCTCGGCGTTCCACCCCCACCTTCCGCACCCGGTCGAACAACCCGGGCGAGAACATCAGGTAGTCGATCTTGCCCTTGGGCGACGTGCCCTGTTCGTGGGTGCCGGGGAGTCCCTGGTAGCTGTGGTGGCTCATGGCGTCCTGGAGGCCGGCGTCCATAAGCTGCTTGATCGGCTCGCTGGTCGGGTTGTCGTTGAGGTCACCGGCGACGATGACGTGCGCCGAGCGGTCCAGGGCCGCCTCGTATATCTCCCTGACCCTCTTCGCCTGTTCCAGGCGCAGGCCACCGCCGCCGCCTATCTGGCTCTTGAAGTGGTTGCCCAGGATCCACAGCGGTGTTCCGCCCGGCCCCGTCTCGAACTCGGGGCAGTCCCGGCTGAAGAGCCGCTCCCCGGAGCCGTTGCGCTCGTCGAAGATGTGGGAGCGGATGGACCTGATGGGGTGCCGGCTGAGTATCCCCACGTCGATACCGCGCTTGTCGTTGCCGTCGATCAGCATGTTGAACGGGTACGGCTTCCTCCCCGGTGTGCCGCCCACGATCTGCTGGTTGAAGCGTTCCAGGGTGAGACGGTCCTCGACCTCGACCGTGAGCACGATGTCGGCGTCGACCTCGGTGATCACCCGTGCCGTGTTCCGCACGGACTCCAGGCTGAGGTCGTCGCGCACCAGCTCGGCCCAACCCGACCATTTCGTCCGGCCCTTG belongs to Streptomyces graminofaciens and includes:
- a CDS encoding metal ABC transporter permease; amino-acid sequence: MEFLDYAFMQRALLAAVLVGITAPAIGIYLVQRRQALMGDGIGHVAMTGVGLGFLLSWSPVWMATLVSVLGAVLMELIRWYGRTRGDIALAMLFYGGMAGGVMLINIAPGGTNANLMSYLFGSLSTVSEEDIQAICILAAFVIVMTLALRRQLFAVSQDEEFARVTGLPVRALNLLTAVTAAVTVTVAMRVVGLLLVSALMVVPVAAAQQLSRSFAATFAIAVAIGVVVTISGTITSYYREVPPGATIVLLTIGAFLLLTALAAPLAKRRARALEATAGDPAECVIPTTRGVGDEVGV
- a CDS encoding metal ABC transporter ATP-binding protein; the protein is MSEPVISLRGVRAELGSRTVLRGIDLTVNRGEVVALLGANGSGKSTAIRTVIGQVPVSDGEIELFGTARRAFRDWRRVGYVPQRTTASGGVPATVTEVVSSGRLSRARFGILRKADHAAVRHALEQVGMADRAKDPVDALSGGQHQRVLIARALASEPELLIMDEPMAGVDLASQEVLARTLRGQVERGTTVLLVLHELGPLEPLIDRAVVLRDGCVLHDGPPPKAVGQHALPGHDHVHPHAAPGAEPLRTGLLS
- a CDS encoding metal ABC transporter solute-binding protein, Zn/Mn family; translated protein: MNVVRRRLIPTAATAAATALALGALSACSGTAAAGNTDKFDVVASFYPMAYLAEQIGGKYVNVTSLTQPGQEPHDLEISAKQTAQLQESDAVLYLKGLQPSVDDAVAQSGLKTKIDAATLTKMEEHGNEVGGHAAEHDDHEDHETSGRDPHIWLDPVKYAEVAKGVGAAFEKADPEHASTYKANTESLVLKLGALDDQFTSGLKNTKTKVFITTHAAFGYLAERYGLTEEAISGLDPESEPSAARVRELEKMAKADGVTTVFYETLVSDKTAKTIAADSGLKTDVLDPIEGITDKSRGDDYFQVQQANLKALQTALGAK
- a CDS encoding glycine--tRNA ligase, which codes for MAADKIDTIVSLSKRRGFVFPCSEIYGGQRAAWDYGPLGVELKENIKRQWWRYMVTSREDVVGIDSSVILASEVWVASGHVATFSDPLTECTACHKRYRADHLEEGYEEKKGYAPANGLADINCPNCGNKGQFTEPKQFSGLLATHLGPTQDSGSIAYLRPETAQGIFTNFAQVQTTSRRKPPFGIAQMGKSFRNEITPGNFIFRTREFEQMEMEFFVKPGEDEKWQEYWMQERWNWYTGLGLREENMRWYEHAQEKLSHYSKRTADIEYRFQFGGNEWGELEGVANRTDYDLGAHSKASGQDLSYFDQEAGERYTPYVIEPAAGVGRTMLAFLLDAYTEDEAPNAKGKLEKRTVLRLDHRLAPVKVAVLPLSRNPELSPKAKGLAQALRQNWNIEFDDAGAIGRRYRRQDEIGTPYCVTVDFDTLDDNAVTVRERDSMKQERVSLDQIEGYLAARLVGC
- a CDS encoding endonuclease/exonuclease/phosphatase family protein; its protein translation is MTVRIATYNVENLFRRPAVFRVADEEAREKVLREFNELVDILDKEVYSEDDKARIAELVEEHRAFDTVPETRGPIFVNQLKGSGAKLFTLSGDPDNPTVKIVAKGRTKWSGWAELVRDDLSLESVRNTARVITEVDADIVLTVEVEDRLTLERFNQQIVGGTPGRKPYPFNMLIDGNDKRGIDVGILSRHPIRSIRSHIFDERNGSGERLFSRDCPEFETGPGGTPLWILGNHFKSQIGGGGGLRLEQAKRVREIYEAALDRSAHVIVAGDLNDNPTSEPIKQLMDAGLQDAMSHHSYQGLPGTHEQGTSPKGKIDYLMFSPGLFDRVRKVGVERRGIWAPNTFPHFDTVTSHLTQASDHAALYADLDL